Proteins encoded together in one Streptomyces umbrinus window:
- a CDS encoding ArsR/SmtB family transcription factor, giving the protein MLDVTVIEDPAAAAASLDPIRGRLLAELAAGPASAAMLAGKVGLPRQKVNYHLKALERHGLVELAGERRKGNVTERLMRATAASYVISPLALAAVQPDPDGFRDQLSARWLLALGARLVRDVGTLITGATKARKRLATYALDGEVRFASAADRAAFIQELTAGVGALIRKYDSPDAEGGRDHRIVVAVHPTVKPETSGAAGAADASGTSDGPKASEAPSAVPELTD; this is encoded by the coding sequence ATGTTGGACGTGACCGTGATCGAGGACCCGGCGGCAGCCGCCGCCTCGCTGGACCCCATAAGGGGCCGGCTCCTGGCCGAGCTGGCGGCCGGACCCGCGTCGGCCGCCATGCTGGCCGGCAAGGTCGGACTGCCCAGGCAGAAGGTGAACTACCACCTGAAGGCGCTGGAGCGGCACGGCCTGGTCGAGCTCGCGGGGGAGCGCCGCAAGGGGAACGTCACCGAGCGACTGATGAGGGCGACGGCGGCGTCGTACGTCATCTCGCCGCTCGCCCTCGCCGCCGTGCAGCCCGACCCGGATGGGTTCCGGGACCAGCTCTCGGCTCGGTGGCTGCTCGCGCTCGGCGCCCGGCTCGTGCGGGACGTCGGCACGCTCATCACGGGCGCCACGAAGGCCCGCAAGCGGCTCGCCACGTACGCGCTGGACGGTGAGGTGCGTTTCGCCTCGGCCGCCGACCGGGCCGCGTTCATCCAGGAGTTGACGGCCGGTGTCGGCGCCCTGATCCGCAAGTACGACTCTCCGGACGCCGAGGGGGGCCGCGACCACCGGATCGTCGTGGCCGTCCACCCCACGGTCAAGCCCGAGACGTCCGGAGCGGCCGGCGCAGCCGATGCATCCGGTACGTCCGACGGTCCCAAGGCTTCCGAGGCGCCCTCAGCGGTGCCCGAACTCACCGACTGA
- a CDS encoding SRPBCC family protein, protein MSKEFEIAREFEVDATPDQVWDAVTSGTGGWLWPMEPPEPREGGRGPWGSTVTAWDPPHKYTNRLEGVDENSAQTLNQLDYTVEPRDGGRRAWVRYVHSGIFVDDWDNQYDGASRHTDFYLHTLREYLTRFAARPAAFATFDGPDASKAADAFAAVGRALGLADDTAEGARVRAQGPDGQVLDAVVDYRNPYFIGLRTDDALIRFFGRNHWGAPVGMSVHDFAPGADAKGNEAAWQGWLNRAFGA, encoded by the coding sequence ATGTCCAAGGAATTCGAGATCGCCCGCGAGTTCGAGGTCGACGCCACACCCGACCAGGTGTGGGACGCCGTCACCAGCGGTACCGGCGGCTGGCTGTGGCCGATGGAGCCCCCCGAGCCGCGTGAGGGCGGCCGGGGCCCCTGGGGATCCACGGTCACCGCCTGGGACCCGCCGCACAAGTACACCAACCGGCTTGAGGGCGTCGACGAGAACTCCGCGCAGACCCTCAATCAGCTCGACTACACCGTCGAACCGCGCGACGGCGGACGGCGCGCCTGGGTGCGGTACGTGCACAGCGGGATCTTCGTCGACGACTGGGACAACCAGTACGACGGGGCGAGCAGGCACACCGACTTCTACCTCCACACCCTGCGCGAGTACCTGACGAGGTTCGCGGCCAGGCCGGCCGCCTTCGCCACGTTCGACGGGCCCGACGCGTCCAAGGCGGCCGACGCCTTCGCCGCCGTCGGCCGGGCACTCGGCCTCGCGGACGACACCGCCGAGGGAGCGCGCGTACGGGCTCAGGGCCCCGACGGCCAGGTCCTGGACGCCGTCGTCGACTACCGCAACCCGTACTTCATCGGGCTGCGCACCGACGACGCCCTCATCCGCTTCTTCGGACGCAACCACTGGGGCGCGCCCGTCGGCATGAGCGTCCACGACTTCGCCCCGGGCGCCGACGCCAAGGGGAACGAGGCGGCCTGGCAGGGCTGGCTGAACCGGGCCTTCGGGGCCTGA
- a CDS encoding endonuclease/exonuclease/phosphatase family protein, protein MPSKSSARIAALTVAAVCSTVSAVVVTSPAHADAVAVHDIQGSTRTSPLAGQQVTDVAGIVTGTRTYGSSRGFWIQGPSADDDPATSEGIFVFTSSTPKVAVGDSVTVSGTVTEFVPGGAASGNQSVTEITRPTVTVVSSGNALPKATVINSRSVPAAYTSEGDAAASGSVNGLTLRPKKYALDFYESLEGMNVAIGSSRVVTATDPFSELWVTVKPHENPNRRGGTVYGAYSSQNTGRLQIQSLIPTATEPFPTANVGDTLKGTTEGPLDYNQFGGYTLTARTLGTVEAGGLERETTRKQSRSELAVATYNVENLDPTDATFAAHAAAIVNHLQSPDILSLEEIQDNNGAKNDGTVAADQTMQKLIDAIVAAGGPAYEWRSIDPVNLADGGEPGGNIRQAFLYNPERVSFVDRAGGDATTAVGVTKVHGKAQLTVSPGRIDPANAAWTNSRKPLAGEFTFRGKSVFVIANHFASKGGDQSLHSQFQPPARSSETQRHLQATAVNAFVKDILAKQKNADVVTLGDINDFEFSQTTTLLEDDGALWSAVKSLPKSERYSYDYQGNSQVLDQILISPSIRKDCDFTYDSVHINSEFSDQISDHDPQVLRFRP, encoded by the coding sequence TTGCCGAGCAAGTCTTCCGCACGCATAGCCGCGCTCACCGTCGCCGCCGTCTGTTCCACGGTCTCCGCGGTGGTCGTCACCTCGCCCGCCCACGCGGACGCCGTGGCCGTCCACGACATCCAGGGCTCCACCCGTACGTCCCCGCTCGCGGGCCAGCAGGTCACGGACGTGGCCGGCATCGTCACGGGCACGAGAACCTACGGTTCGTCCCGCGGTTTCTGGATCCAGGGTCCGTCCGCGGACGACGACCCGGCCACCAGTGAGGGCATCTTCGTCTTCACCAGCTCCACGCCGAAGGTCGCCGTCGGCGACTCGGTCACCGTCTCGGGCACGGTCACGGAGTTCGTCCCGGGCGGCGCCGCGTCCGGCAACCAGTCGGTCACGGAGATCACCCGGCCGACGGTGACGGTGGTGTCGAGCGGCAACGCGCTGCCCAAGGCCACCGTCATCAACAGCCGTTCCGTACCAGCCGCGTACACGTCCGAGGGCGACGCGGCGGCGAGCGGTTCGGTCAACGGCCTGACGCTGCGGCCGAAGAAGTACGCCCTCGACTTCTACGAGTCGCTGGAGGGCATGAACGTCGCGATCGGCTCGTCGCGCGTGGTCACCGCGACCGACCCGTTCTCCGAGCTCTGGGTGACGGTCAAGCCGCACGAGAACCCGAACCGCCGCGGCGGTACCGTCTATGGCGCGTACTCCTCGCAGAACACCGGCCGGCTGCAGATCCAGTCGCTGATCCCGACCGCCACCGAGCCGTTCCCGACTGCCAACGTCGGTGACACGCTCAAGGGCACCACCGAGGGCCCGCTCGACTACAACCAGTTCGGCGGCTACACGCTGACCGCCCGCACCCTGGGCACGGTCGAGGCCGGCGGCCTGGAGCGCGAGACGACGCGCAAGCAGTCGCGTTCCGAGCTGGCGGTGGCGACGTACAACGTCGAGAACCTCGACCCGACGGACGCCACCTTCGCCGCCCACGCGGCCGCGATCGTGAACCACCTCCAGTCGCCCGACATCCTGTCCCTGGAGGAGATCCAGGACAACAACGGCGCGAAGAACGACGGCACCGTCGCCGCCGACCAGACGATGCAGAAGCTGATCGACGCGATCGTCGCCGCGGGCGGCCCGGCGTACGAGTGGCGCTCCATCGACCCGGTGAACCTCGCGGACGGCGGCGAGCCGGGCGGCAACATCCGCCAGGCGTTCCTCTACAACCCGGAGCGCGTGTCGTTCGTGGACCGCGCGGGCGGCGACGCCACGACGGCCGTCGGCGTCACGAAGGTGCACGGCAAGGCGCAGCTCACGGTCTCGCCGGGCCGTATCGACCCGGCGAACGCCGCATGGACGAACAGCCGCAAGCCGCTCGCGGGCGAGTTCACCTTCCGCGGCAAGTCGGTCTTCGTGATCGCGAACCACTTCGCGTCGAAGGGCGGCGACCAGTCGCTGCACTCGCAGTTCCAGCCACCGGCGCGCAGCTCGGAGACGCAGCGCCACCTCCAGGCGACCGCGGTGAACGCCTTCGTCAAGGACATCCTCGCGAAGCAGAAGAACGCGGACGTCGTGACGCTCGGCGACATCAACGACTTCGAGTTCTCGCAGACGACGACGCTCCTGGAGGACGACGGCGCCCTGTGGTCGGCCGTCAAGTCCCTTCCGAAGAGCGAGCGTTACAGCTATGACTACCAGGGCAACAGCCAGGTCCTCGACCAGATCCTGATCAGCCCGTCGATCCGCAAGGACTGCGACTTCACGTACGACAGCGTGCACATCAACTCGGAGTTCTCCGACCAGATCAGCGACCACGACCCGCAGGTGCTGCGGTTCCGCCCGTAG
- a CDS encoding alkaline phosphatase PhoX: MSLTRRDFARRSAITGAGVALIGSVGTLATAPGALASTDTETTGDADDDADHADRHGGAVGYGPLLPDPKGVLALPAGFRYRVITYSGRTKLESGEFTPSNHDGTATFDGPRGTTLLVNNHELKGPRANWKYPVPLTEGLVYDPAASGGCTVVEVRPGGAVAEWVGIAGTSTNCAGGSTPWGTWLTCEENSDRAGVNGMTKDHGYVFEVDPCDRRANRSPKPLKFFGRYDHEAVVIDPKRGHAYLTEDASGPNGLFYRWTPPKGFHYGPGRFRTLADDAGVLQAPKCYDSGGRPVDDLSRATKIGTVYGVDWVDVPDRDAKTVDVRKQFGPGEVTRARKLEGMWWGDGGAYIVSSYAREESPVQHDGQVWFYDPKRRTLTLKVLLGVNPDPSRDGAFDGPDNITVSPYGGLVIAEDGEGVSHLFGATDSGRTYPIARNDLNIGTEEEPEFSEFTGVTFSPDGKTLYANIQEPGIMLAITGPWRRQKRG; this comes from the coding sequence ATGTCGCTCACCCGCAGGGACTTCGCCAGACGATCCGCGATCACCGGCGCCGGTGTCGCCCTGATCGGCAGCGTCGGCACACTCGCCACCGCGCCCGGCGCCCTCGCGTCCACGGACACCGAGACCACGGGCGATGCCGACGACGATGCCGACCACGCCGACCGGCACGGCGGAGCCGTCGGCTACGGCCCGCTGCTGCCCGACCCCAAGGGCGTCCTCGCGCTGCCCGCCGGGTTCCGGTACCGCGTCATCACGTACAGCGGGAGGACCAAACTGGAGTCGGGCGAGTTCACCCCCTCCAACCACGACGGCACGGCCACCTTCGACGGCCCGCGCGGCACGACCCTCCTCGTCAACAACCACGAGCTGAAGGGCCCCCGCGCCAACTGGAAGTACCCGGTGCCGCTCACCGAGGGACTCGTCTACGACCCGGCCGCGTCCGGCGGCTGCACGGTCGTCGAGGTGCGTCCCGGCGGCGCGGTCGCCGAGTGGGTCGGCATCGCGGGCACCTCCACCAACTGCGCGGGCGGCAGCACCCCCTGGGGCACCTGGCTCACCTGCGAGGAGAACTCCGACCGCGCCGGCGTCAACGGCATGACCAAGGACCACGGCTACGTCTTCGAGGTCGACCCCTGCGACCGCCGTGCCAACCGGAGCCCCAAGCCCCTGAAGTTCTTCGGCCGGTACGACCACGAGGCCGTCGTCATCGACCCCAAGCGCGGCCACGCCTACCTCACCGAGGACGCGTCCGGCCCCAACGGCCTCTTCTACCGCTGGACCCCGCCGAAGGGCTTCCACTACGGCCCCGGCCGGTTCCGTACGCTCGCCGACGACGCGGGCGTGCTCCAGGCACCCAAGTGCTACGACTCCGGCGGCCGACCGGTCGACGACCTCTCCCGCGCCACGAAGATCGGCACGGTGTACGGCGTCGACTGGGTCGACGTCCCCGACCGCGACGCGAAGACCGTCGACGTGCGCAAGCAGTTCGGCCCCGGCGAGGTCACCCGCGCCCGCAAGCTCGAAGGCATGTGGTGGGGCGACGGCGGCGCGTACATCGTCTCCTCGTACGCCCGTGAGGAGAGCCCCGTCCAGCACGACGGCCAGGTCTGGTTCTACGACCCCAAGCGCCGCACGCTGACCCTCAAGGTGCTCCTCGGCGTGAACCCCGACCCGTCCAGGGACGGCGCCTTCGACGGCCCCGACAACATCACCGTCTCCCCGTACGGCGGACTCGTCATCGCCGAGGACGGCGAGGGCGTCTCGCACCTCTTCGGCGCGACCGACAGCGGCCGTACGTACCCCATCGCCCGCAACGACCTCAACATCGGCACCGAGGAGGAGCCCGAGTTCAGCGAGTTCACCGGCGTCACCTTCTCGCCCGACGGAAAGACGCTGTACGCCAACATCCAGGAGCCGGGCATCATGCTGGCGATCACCGGTCCCTGGCGGCGTCAGAAGCGCGGCTGA
- a CDS encoding LysR family transcriptional regulator: MSLRQYEYALAVAEEGSVTAAAELLHVAQPSVSQQIRGLERELGVQLFARTPTGLVPTVVGRAFLREAEVAVSASRRARATARAGADELVGELVVAAQMGFGTRQLPGALGTLRRRFPRLEVTVFEEPSSAELERLCRRGAVNLALMAACERSPSDAHHLGDENFVVVLGAGHRLLAADRVELRELEGEPWVRFDRDSALDGVLLNVLRDNGLTPTPVARVSQTATAVRWAAHGLGVTLVPASAVPHGYEHLARPVLPVVSQPVIAVLRHGAGPAETALLELLRKETWSESTWSEAASASFSPSFSPVP; encoded by the coding sequence ATGAGCCTTCGCCAGTACGAGTACGCCCTGGCCGTTGCCGAGGAGGGCTCGGTGACGGCGGCGGCGGAGCTGCTGCACGTCGCTCAGCCGTCGGTGTCCCAGCAGATCCGCGGCCTGGAGCGGGAACTCGGCGTGCAGCTGTTCGCCCGCACGCCGACCGGACTGGTGCCCACCGTGGTCGGCCGCGCGTTCCTGCGGGAGGCGGAGGTCGCGGTCAGCGCGTCGCGGCGGGCCAGGGCGACGGCACGGGCCGGTGCCGACGAGCTGGTGGGCGAGCTGGTCGTAGCGGCGCAGATGGGCTTCGGCACCCGGCAGCTGCCGGGTGCGCTGGGCACGCTGCGTCGCCGCTTCCCGCGGCTTGAGGTCACCGTCTTCGAGGAGCCGAGCTCCGCCGAGCTGGAGCGGCTGTGCCGCCGGGGCGCGGTGAACCTCGCCCTGATGGCGGCGTGCGAGCGGAGCCCCTCCGACGCCCACCACCTCGGCGACGAGAACTTCGTCGTGGTGCTGGGCGCCGGGCACCGGCTGCTCGCCGCGGACCGGGTCGAGCTGCGCGAGCTGGAGGGGGAGCCGTGGGTGCGGTTCGACCGCGACAGCGCGCTCGACGGCGTGCTGCTGAACGTGCTGCGGGACAACGGTCTGACCCCGACCCCGGTCGCCCGCGTGTCCCAGACGGCGACGGCCGTTCGCTGGGCCGCCCACGGGCTGGGGGTGACACTCGTCCCGGCCTCCGCGGTGCCCCACGGTTACGAGCACCTTGCGCGCCCGGTGTTGCCGGTCGTGTCCCAGCCCGTCATCGCCGTGCTCCGGCACGGGGCGGGCCCGGCGGAGACGGCCCTGCTCGAACTCCTGCGCAAGGAGACCTGGTCCGAGTCGACCTGGTCCGAGGCTGCTTCTGCTTCCTTCTCGCCTTCCTTCTCACCGGTGCCCTGA
- a CDS encoding SDR family oxidoreductase: MTTIENGSGTQELKGKRALVTGGSRGIGAAVVRQLLDAGAEVLTTARSATGTVPEGAAFVAADVRTRAGAEALATAAREVLGGVDVLVHNAGGAQPYASTSAIPDEEWQDQLDLNYLASVRLDSLLVPGMRERRSGVIVHVSSAAVPATPPPFLHYTAAKAALENYSRGLALELAPSGIRVNTVTPGRTATPGGELTREQWARLDPTQGESGTTVPLGRDGQPDDIANAVLFLASDRASWVTGSNLVVDGGEFPRG; the protein is encoded by the coding sequence ATGACCACGATCGAAAACGGATCAGGAACGCAGGAACTCAAGGGAAAGCGAGCCCTGGTCACAGGTGGTTCTCGCGGAATAGGAGCGGCCGTCGTGCGCCAACTCCTGGACGCGGGTGCCGAGGTGCTCACGACCGCCAGGTCGGCGACGGGCACGGTGCCGGAGGGGGCAGCCTTCGTGGCGGCCGACGTACGGACACGGGCCGGCGCGGAGGCGCTCGCCACGGCCGCGCGGGAGGTGCTCGGCGGGGTGGACGTCCTGGTCCACAACGCGGGTGGGGCGCAACCGTACGCGAGCACTTCCGCCATCCCCGACGAGGAGTGGCAGGACCAACTGGACCTGAACTACCTGGCCTCGGTACGGCTGGACTCGCTGCTGGTACCGGGGATGCGGGAACGGCGTTCGGGAGTGATCGTGCACGTCTCCTCGGCCGCGGTCCCCGCCACGCCACCCCCGTTCCTGCACTACACGGCGGCGAAGGCGGCGCTGGAGAACTACAGCCGGGGCCTGGCCCTGGAGCTGGCCCCGTCCGGAATCCGGGTCAACACCGTGACTCCCGGCAGGACCGCCACCCCCGGCGGCGAACTGACGCGGGAGCAGTGGGCGCGCCTGGACCCGACGCAGGGCGAGAGCGGCACCACCGTGCCGCTGGGGCGCGACGGTCAGCCCGACGACATCGCCAACGCGGTGCTGTTCCTCGCGTCCGACCGGGCGAGCTGGGTGACCGGGAGCAATCTCGTGGTGGACGGCGGCGAATTCCCCAGGGGCTGA
- a CDS encoding TROVE domain-containing protein: MARFNTKAAKAQGTSRVTSTGRVLRTYEGGRGRERDARSELFLLAIANLVSQNTFYETGDARDDRFAALVRELAVSDPSWTASMLAWLRGEGNMRTASIVGAAEYVKARLDAGATDGPANRQVVASVLRRPDEPGELLAYWTALYGRNIPKPVKRGIADAVRRLYSGKSLLKYDTASKGYRFGDILNLVHAAPDPDKPWQGELFQYALDRRHNPDTAVVPRSLPVLAAHRDLMALRPAKRRKVVTGAHGAQRLADAGITWEALAGWLQGPMDKAAWEAVIPSMGAMALVRNLRNFDEAGVSDEVAAQVAARISDPVEVVRSRQFPFRYLAAYQHAPSLRWAYPLEQALGHSLANVPALGGRTLVLVDRSGSMFYSRLSDRSELNRADAAAIFGTALALRAADADLVEFGTSSKRVKFRGGESVLKVLERFGDLGGTDTTEAVRKHYKRHDRVLIVTDEQATYSHYGDPTEQVPAHVPVYTWNLAGYRAGHGPSGAGNRHVFGGLSDAAFRMVPLLEGARDAEWPWAC, encoded by the coding sequence ATGGCGCGATTCAACACCAAGGCGGCAAAGGCCCAGGGCACTTCGCGGGTCACCTCGACCGGACGCGTACTGCGCACCTACGAGGGCGGCCGCGGCCGTGAGCGCGACGCGCGTTCCGAGCTCTTCCTGCTGGCCATCGCCAACCTCGTCTCGCAGAACACCTTCTACGAGACCGGCGACGCCCGGGACGACCGGTTCGCCGCGCTCGTCCGTGAGCTGGCCGTCAGCGACCCGTCGTGGACGGCGAGCATGCTGGCCTGGCTGCGCGGCGAGGGCAACATGCGGACCGCCTCCATCGTCGGCGCCGCCGAGTACGTCAAGGCGCGCCTCGACGCGGGCGCCACGGACGGACCTGCCAACCGGCAGGTCGTCGCCTCCGTGCTGCGGCGCCCGGACGAGCCCGGCGAGCTGCTCGCGTACTGGACCGCGCTGTACGGCCGCAACATCCCCAAGCCCGTGAAGCGCGGCATCGCCGACGCCGTACGCCGGCTCTACAGCGGCAAGTCGCTGCTGAAGTACGACACGGCGTCCAAGGGCTACCGCTTCGGCGACATCCTCAACCTCGTGCACGCGGCACCCGACCCGGACAAGCCGTGGCAGGGCGAGCTGTTCCAGTACGCGCTGGACCGGCGGCACAACCCGGACACCGCGGTCGTGCCCAGGTCGCTGCCCGTTCTGGCGGCCCACCGTGACCTGATGGCACTGCGGCCCGCCAAGCGGCGCAAGGTGGTGACCGGTGCGCACGGCGCGCAGCGTCTCGCCGACGCGGGCATCACCTGGGAGGCGCTGGCCGGGTGGCTGCAGGGCCCGATGGACAAGGCGGCCTGGGAGGCCGTTATCCCGTCCATGGGTGCGATGGCGCTGGTGCGGAACCTGCGTAACTTCGACGAGGCCGGGGTTTCGGACGAGGTTGCCGCCCAGGTGGCCGCCCGTATTAGTGACCCCGTGGAGGTCGTGCGTTCGCGGCAGTTTCCGTTCCGGTACCTCGCCGCCTACCAGCACGCGCCTTCGCTGCGCTGGGCGTACCCGCTGGAGCAGGCGCTCGGTCACTCGCTGGCCAATGTGCCGGCGCTCGGTGGCAGGACGCTCGTGCTCGTCGACCGGTCCGGGTCGATGTTCTACTCGCGGCTTTCCGACCGCTCGGAGCTCAACCGGGCCGACGCGGCGGCGATCTTCGGTACGGCGCTCGCGCTGCGGGCGGCGGACGCGGATCTCGTCGAGTTCGGGACGAGCAGCAAGCGGGTGAAGTTCCGTGGTGGCGAGTCGGTGCTGAAGGTGCTGGAGCGTTTTGGCGACCTCGGCGGGACTGATACGACCGAGGCGGTGCGCAAGCACTACAAGCGGCATGATCGTGTGCTGATCGTCACGGACGAGCAGGCCACGTACAGCCACTACGGCGACCCGACCGAGCAGGTTCCGGCGCATGTGCCGGTCTACACCTGGAACCTTGCGGGGTACCGGGCTGGGCACGGGCCGTCCGGGGCGGGGAACCGGCATGTCTTCGGGGGGCTGTCGGACGCTGCTTTTCGGATGGTTCCGCTGCTTGAGGGGGCTCGGGACGCGGAGTGGCCTTGGGCCTGTTGA
- a CDS encoding GntR family transcriptional regulator, translating into MEAIRPVPRTLLRDRAYEAIRDAIVAGDIAPGAVVRDAELAERLGLSRAPVRDAFSRLVDEGLLESKPQSYTRVTPVVAADVRDAAAVVGAMHELVTRAALPRLRADHIGAMREANTCFAAAVRDGDVSAALRADDELHDVLVRVSGNRAAAATVARYTPLIRRLERRRFGEGGNCRSAGLHDELIDACAVGDVDEAVRVTAEIWRGLEDLADLDT; encoded by the coding sequence GTGGAAGCGATACGGCCCGTGCCACGGACCCTGCTCAGGGACCGTGCGTACGAGGCGATACGGGACGCCATCGTGGCCGGCGACATCGCGCCGGGCGCCGTCGTGCGGGACGCCGAGCTGGCCGAGCGGCTCGGGCTTTCGCGGGCGCCCGTACGGGATGCCTTCTCACGGCTCGTCGACGAAGGCCTGCTGGAGTCCAAGCCGCAGAGCTACACGCGGGTGACTCCTGTGGTGGCCGCCGATGTGCGGGACGCCGCGGCCGTCGTCGGCGCCATGCACGAGCTGGTCACTCGGGCGGCGCTGCCACGGCTTCGCGCCGACCACATTGGTGCCATGCGCGAGGCCAACACGTGTTTTGCCGCGGCCGTGCGCGACGGTGACGTGTCCGCCGCGCTGCGTGCCGACGACGAGCTGCACGACGTGCTGGTCCGGGTGAGCGGGAATCGTGCCGCCGCCGCCACCGTCGCCCGCTACACCCCGCTCATCCGGCGCCTGGAGCGGCGCCGGTTCGGCGAGGGCGGCAACTGCCGTTCGGCCGGCCTGCACGACGAGCTGATCGACGCCTGTGCCGTCGGCGATGTGGACGAGGCCGTCCGTGTCACGGCGGAGATCTGGCGTGGCCTCGAAGACCTGGCCGATCTCGATACCTGA
- a CDS encoding 1-aminocyclopropane-1-carboxylate deaminase, with product MSLASYERYPLLFGPSPVHPLERLTEHLGGASLWAKREDCNSGVAYGGNKTRKLEYLVADALAQGCDTLVSIGGVQSNHTRQVAACAARAGLKCVLVQESWVEWPDSVYDKVGNILISRLAGADVRLVRAGFGIGFKESWELALREVEEGGGKPYAIPAGASDHPLGGLGFAGWAYEVVEQERELGVFFDTVVVCSVTGSTQAGMVAGFRALEEAGGRARRVLGVDASADPARTREQVARIAHRTGQLIGVEAELTEDDVELDERYHAGTYGIPDEATLDAMRLAARMEGMVTDPVYEGKSMAGMVDLVARGEIGQGSTVLYAHLGGQPALNAYSALF from the coding sequence ATGTCTCTGGCTTCGTACGAGCGTTATCCGCTGTTGTTCGGGCCGTCGCCCGTTCATCCGCTGGAGCGGCTGACCGAGCATCTTGGTGGGGCCTCGTTGTGGGCCAAGCGGGAGGATTGCAACTCCGGGGTTGCTTATGGGGGGAACAAGACTCGCAAGCTGGAGTATCTGGTTGCTGACGCGCTTGCGCAGGGGTGCGACACGCTTGTCTCGATCGGGGGCGTGCAGTCCAATCACACTCGGCAGGTTGCGGCCTGTGCCGCGCGGGCTGGTCTCAAGTGTGTGCTTGTTCAGGAGAGTTGGGTGGAGTGGCCCGACTCCGTGTACGACAAGGTCGGCAATATTTTGATCAGCCGGCTGGCGGGGGCCGATGTGCGGCTTGTGCGGGCCGGGTTCGGGATCGGGTTCAAGGAAAGCTGGGAGTTGGCTCTGCGGGAGGTTGAGGAGGGAGGTGGGAAGCCGTATGCCATTCCTGCCGGGGCCTCCGATCATCCTCTTGGTGGGCTCGGGTTTGCCGGGTGGGCTTATGAAGTTGTCGAGCAGGAAAGGGAGTTGGGGGTTTTCTTCGACACCGTGGTGGTTTGCTCGGTGACCGGGTCCACTCAGGCGGGGATGGTTGCCGGGTTCCGTGCGCTGGAGGAGGCGGGCGGGCGGGCGCGGCGGGTGCTTGGCGTGGATGCGTCGGCGGATCCTGCTCGGACTCGGGAGCAGGTTGCGCGGATCGCTCATCGCACCGGGCAACTCATTGGGGTCGAGGCTGAGTTGACCGAGGATGACGTTGAGTTGGACGAGCGGTATCACGCGGGTACCTATGGGATTCCTGACGAGGCCACGTTGGACGCGATGCGGCTTGCTGCTCGGATGGAGGGGATGGTCACCGATCCCGTGTACGAGGGGAAGTCGATGGCCGGGATGGTTGATCTGGTGGCTCGGGGGGAGATCGGGCAGGGCTCGACTGTGCTGTACGCCCATCTTGGCGGGCAGCCTGCGTTGAATGCCTACAGCGCGTTGTTCTGA
- a CDS encoding carbohydrate ABC transporter permease, with translation MATVADPAEAGAPADDGGGRAEGRRSRATAPGGRRRHGPPLLAISPFCVLFAVFGAFPVVFSLYLSFQDWDGIGDMRFVGLKQYGWLLEDSVFWHSVLNTFEIWFLSTVPMLFLALVLAFLLHSQVRFTGAYRVAYFIPNVTSMVAMTVVFGSVFAQTGLANSALKVVGMDGVGWLSSEWGIKVSLSVMIIWRWVGYNALIFLAGLQAIPTEHFEAARVDGANSWQTLFRVVLPQLRPVVLFAAVTSTINGLQIFTESQVLFQSTDVGTIGGPGQEGMTIVLYLWQKAFKDHQFGYGAAMGWLLFAIIAVFTLINWRLVSGSDREGRAGIRSLLRRKGAARNGR, from the coding sequence ATGGCCACAGTCGCAGACCCGGCGGAGGCCGGCGCCCCCGCGGATGATGGCGGAGGGCGGGCGGAAGGCCGCCGTTCTCGCGCCACTGCCCCGGGTGGGCGGCGGCGTCATGGGCCGCCCCTCCTTGCCATCTCGCCGTTCTGTGTGCTGTTCGCCGTCTTCGGCGCCTTCCCGGTGGTTTTTTCGCTGTACCTGTCCTTCCAGGACTGGGACGGCATCGGTGACATGCGATTCGTCGGCCTCAAGCAGTACGGCTGGCTGCTAGAGGACTCGGTGTTCTGGCACTCGGTGCTCAACACCTTCGAGATCTGGTTCCTGTCCACGGTGCCGATGCTGTTCCTGGCCCTGGTGCTCGCGTTCCTGCTGCACTCGCAGGTCCGGTTCACCGGCGCGTACCGGGTGGCGTACTTCATCCCCAACGTCACCTCGATGGTCGCCATGACCGTCGTCTTCGGTTCGGTCTTCGCCCAGACGGGCCTCGCCAACTCGGCGCTGAAGGTGGTCGGGATGGACGGCGTCGGCTGGCTGTCCTCCGAGTGGGGCATCAAGGTGTCCCTCTCCGTCATGATCATCTGGCGGTGGGTCGGCTACAACGCCCTGATCTTCCTGGCGGGCCTCCAGGCCATTCCCACCGAGCACTTCGAGGCCGCCCGCGTGGACGGCGCCAACAGCTGGCAGACCCTTTTCCGGGTCGTGCTGCCGCAACTGCGGCCGGTGGTTCTCTTCGCCGCCGTCACGTCCACCATCAACGGCCTGCAGATCTTCACCGAGTCCCAGGTGCTGTTCCAGTCGACCGATGTCGGAACCATCGGCGGACCGGGCCAGGAAGGTATGACCATCGTGCTCTATCTGTGGCAGAAGGCCTTCAAGGACCACCAGTTCGGCTACGGCGCCGCGATGGGCTGGCTCCTCTTCGCCATCATCGCGGTCTTCACCCTCATCAACTGGCGGCTGGTCTCCGGCTCCGACCGCGAGGGCCGCGCCGGGATCCGGTCACTGCTGCGACGCAAGGGGGCCGCCCGTAATGGCCGTTGA